The proteins below are encoded in one region of Streptomyces marianii:
- a CDS encoding LysR substrate-binding domain-containing protein: MTGSEAPPSFRLAYVPGVTPGKWVRIWQERLPDVPLHLVAVPAAEAPGLLRDGGADAGVVRLPVDRAVFSAIPLYTETTVVVVPKDHAIAAVDEVSLEDLAEDIVFHPLDDTLEWLDFPGRPAIERPATTADAIELVAAGVGVLVVPQSLARLHHRRDLTYRPVTDAPQSGVALSWPEERTTDLVDDFIGIVRGRTVNSTRGRRPSPAEHPKDQPKDRARRSGRPAREAAGGKTATGGRRSAATGRGGAPAGRKGARPGKPRRRS, from the coding sequence GTGACTGGCTCGGAAGCTCCCCCCTCGTTCAGGCTCGCCTACGTACCCGGCGTGACTCCTGGCAAATGGGTGCGGATCTGGCAGGAGCGGCTGCCCGACGTCCCGCTGCACCTCGTCGCGGTGCCGGCCGCCGAGGCGCCGGGGCTGTTGCGCGACGGGGGCGCCGACGCCGGTGTGGTGCGGCTGCCCGTCGACCGCGCCGTCTTCAGCGCCATCCCGCTCTACACGGAGACGACGGTGGTCGTCGTGCCGAAGGACCACGCGATCGCGGCCGTCGACGAGGTGTCCCTGGAGGACCTCGCCGAGGACATCGTGTTCCACCCGCTGGACGACACCCTCGAGTGGCTGGACTTCCCGGGACGTCCCGCGATCGAGCGGCCGGCGACGACCGCGGACGCGATCGAGCTCGTGGCCGCGGGGGTGGGTGTGCTGGTGGTCCCGCAGTCCCTCGCCCGTCTGCACCACCGCAGGGACCTCACGTACCGCCCGGTCACCGACGCCCCCCAGTCTGGCGTCGCCCTGTCCTGGCCCGAGGAGCGGACCACCGATCTGGTGGACGACTTCATCGGCATCGTCCGCGGAAGGACCGTCAACAGCACGCGGGGCCGCCGCCCCTCCCCCGCCGAGCACCCGAAGGACCAGCCGAAGGACAGGGCCCGGCGCTCCGGCCGCCCGGCGCGCGAGGCGGCCGGCGGCAAGACCGCGACCGGGGGACGGCGCAGTGCAGCCACCGGGCGTGGCGGCGCTCCCGCCGGACGCAAGGGTGCCCGGCCCGGCAAGCCGCGCCGCCGCTCCTGA
- a CDS encoding DUF5997 family protein: MTSHHGTQTMKPATAAKKLGVYLEATPAEFREGVVSRDELNALQSDPPEWLRELRRNGPHPRPVVAAKLGVSISGLARGGVTEALTTEQIEALKQESPEWLRRERATQAEVRKEAVRLKEKRTEKDTEAEGRS, encoded by the coding sequence ATGACGTCGCACCACGGCACCCAGACCATGAAGCCCGCCACGGCGGCCAAGAAGCTGGGTGTGTACCTCGAAGCCACCCCTGCGGAGTTCCGGGAGGGCGTCGTCTCGCGCGACGAACTCAACGCGCTCCAGTCCGACCCGCCCGAGTGGCTCCGCGAGCTGCGGCGCAACGGCCCGCACCCCCGCCCCGTGGTCGCGGCGAAGCTGGGCGTCTCCATCTCCGGTCTGGCCCGTGGTGGTGTCACCGAGGCCCTGACCACGGAGCAGATCGAGGCGCTGAAGCAGGAGAGCCCCGAGTGGCTCCGGCGGGAGCGCGCGACCCAGGCCGAGGTGCGCAAGGAGGCCGTGCGCCTCAAGGAGAAGCGCACCGAGAAGGACACGGAGGCCGAGGGGCGTTCCTGA
- a CDS encoding DUF4232 domain-containing protein: MNGGELRRAATLAASAAVLATGCGLSAELDREADPARTGADARPPHPASGPRAPGPPDSRPSSGVRDPSREAGVERPPPGAHNCPASGIRVSTGMVSATMGLRAMPVTITNCGTRVQRLNGYPDVRVRDVDHRPMDVMVLKGPEPITRLDDPGPHPVPLRPGESARSVFVWRYSAVDAASLRGSGVYVEIGPSVGADRQTVEPEGGLDIGETGLLGTTAWTRITD; encoded by the coding sequence ATGAACGGCGGAGAGCTGAGGCGTGCGGCGACCCTCGCGGCGTCGGCCGCGGTCCTGGCCACCGGGTGCGGGCTGTCGGCAGAGCTGGACCGCGAGGCCGATCCCGCCCGGACGGGAGCGGACGCCCGCCCACCGCACCCGGCGTCCGGTCCTCGCGCACCCGGTCCTCCCGACTCCCGGCCGTCGTCCGGTGTGCGGGATCCCTCGCGGGAAGCCGGCGTGGAGCGGCCTCCGCCCGGAGCGCACAACTGCCCGGCCTCGGGCATACGGGTGTCGACCGGCATGGTCAGCGCCACCATGGGCCTGCGCGCCATGCCCGTCACGATCACCAACTGCGGCACTCGCGTTCAGCGGCTGAACGGCTATCCGGACGTCCGGGTGCGCGACGTGGACCACCGGCCCATGGACGTGATGGTACTCAAGGGGCCGGAACCGATCACCCGGCTCGACGACCCCGGTCCGCACCCGGTCCCGCTGCGCCCCGGGGAGTCGGCACGCAGCGTGTTCGTCTGGCGCTACTCCGCCGTCGACGCGGCGTCCCTGCGGGGCAGCGGGGTGTACGTGGAGATCGGCCCGAGCGTCGGTGCCGACCGGCAGACCGTGGAGCCGGAAGGCGGCCTCGACATCGGCGAGACGGGCCTGCTCGGCACGACCGCATGGACGAGGATCACGGACTGA